A part of Desulfomicrobium baculatum DSM 4028 genomic DNA contains:
- the glgB gene encoding 1,4-alpha-glucan branching protein GlgB, which translates to MDARHSLGDLDIYLFKQGRHTRLYEHFGAHPESLGPDSTGTRFVVWAPNAAFVSVIGDFNAWDRAAAPMTLRADSSGVWECFVPQARHGQRYKYYLSWPGGEGERADPFALLCEEPPATASIIWDLDYVWEDGEWMRNRSRHNALESPWSIYELHLGSWRRDEHGNFFGYRQMAHDLAAYVKDAGFTHVEIMPVAEHPFYGSWGYQSTGYFAPSSRYGCPQDFRYMVDVLHREGIGVILDWVPGHFPTDVHGLANFDGTALFEHEDPRQGFHPEWKSAIFNYGRYEVAGFLICNAMYWIREFHLDGLRVDGVASMLYLDYSRQHDEWVPNRYGGRENLAAIELLQELNKAVYEEFPDVQTIAEESTSWPMVSKPVYLGGLGFGLKWNMGWMNDSLTYMELDPIFRKFHHNLLTFALWYAYAENFVLPLSHDEVVYGKKSLLSKMPGDYWQKMAGLRALFGYMYGLPGKKLLFMGAEFGQWREWNHDLSLDWDLLNFPAHDGIRAWVRDLNRVYRECGALHELDFSPEGFVWENCNDSDQSVLSFFRKDTKGRPVMVVCNFTPVPRENYAVGVATGGTWREILNSDSQLYGGSGVGNMGQVRAESIPVHGFPYSVNLILPPLSVLFFQPAEASA; encoded by the coding sequence ATGGACGCACGGCACAGTCTCGGCGATCTCGACATTTATCTGTTCAAGCAGGGGCGGCATACCCGCCTGTACGAACATTTCGGCGCTCACCCCGAATCCTTGGGGCCGGATTCCACCGGAACCCGTTTCGTGGTCTGGGCTCCCAATGCCGCCTTTGTATCGGTCATCGGGGACTTCAATGCCTGGGACCGCGCCGCCGCGCCCATGACCCTGCGCGCGGACAGCTCCGGCGTGTGGGAGTGTTTCGTGCCGCAGGCGCGGCATGGGCAGCGCTACAAATATTATCTTTCCTGGCCGGGCGGAGAAGGCGAGCGGGCTGATCCCTTTGCCCTTCTTTGTGAAGAGCCTCCGGCCACAGCCTCCATCATCTGGGATCTGGATTATGTCTGGGAAGACGGGGAGTGGATGCGCAACCGCTCCAGGCACAACGCCCTGGAGAGTCCCTGGTCCATTTACGAGCTGCACCTGGGTTCCTGGCGGCGCGACGAGCACGGTAACTTTTTCGGCTATCGCCAGATGGCTCACGACCTGGCGGCGTACGTCAAAGACGCGGGCTTCACCCATGTGGAGATCATGCCGGTGGCGGAGCATCCTTTTTACGGCTCCTGGGGATACCAGAGCACGGGCTATTTCGCCCCATCCAGCCGTTACGGCTGTCCGCAGGATTTCCGCTATATGGTCGATGTCCTGCACCGCGAGGGGATCGGGGTCATCCTTGATTGGGTCCCCGGGCATTTTCCCACGGATGTCCACGGACTGGCCAATTTCGACGGGACTGCGTTGTTCGAGCACGAGGACCCGCGCCAGGGCTTCCACCCGGAATGGAAGAGCGCCATCTTCAATTACGGCCGCTACGAGGTGGCCGGATTTCTCATCTGCAACGCCATGTATTGGATCCGGGAGTTCCACCTCGACGGGCTGCGCGTCGACGGAGTGGCGTCGATGCTGTACCTGGACTATTCGCGTCAGCATGACGAGTGGGTGCCCAACCGTTACGGCGGACGCGAAAACCTCGCCGCCATCGAACTGTTGCAGGAGCTCAACAAGGCCGTCTACGAGGAATTTCCCGATGTGCAGACCATCGCCGAGGAATCCACCTCCTGGCCCATGGTCTCAAAGCCCGTCTATCTGGGTGGACTCGGTTTCGGACTGAAGTGGAACATGGGCTGGATGAACGACTCCCTGACCTATATGGAACTTGATCCGATCTTCCGCAAATTCCACCACAACCTGCTGACTTTTGCCTTGTGGTACGCGTACGCCGAAAATTTCGTCCTGCCCCTTTCCCACGACGAGGTTGTCTATGGAAAGAAGTCGCTGCTGTCGAAGATGCCCGGCGATTACTGGCAGAAGATGGCGGGGCTGCGGGCCCTTTTCGGCTACATGTATGGGCTGCCGGGCAAAAAGCTGCTCTTCATGGGCGCGGAATTCGGCCAATGGCGTGAGTGGAACCATGACTTGTCCCTGGATTGGGATCTGCTGAACTTTCCGGCTCACGATGGAATCCGCGCCTGGGTTCGGGATCTGAACCGGGTTTACCGGGAATGCGGGGCCCTGCACGAGCTTGATTTTAGTCCCGAGGGCTTTGTCTGGGAAAACTGCAATGATTCCGACCAGAGCGTGCTGAGCTTTTTCCGCAAGGACACGAAGGGACGCCCGGTCATGGTGGTCTGCAACTTTACCCCCGTGCCGCGCGAGAACTATGCCGTGGGCGTGGCCACGGGCGGCACATGGCGCGAGATCCTGAACTCGGACAGCCAGCTCTATGGAGGCAGCGGGGTCGGGAACATGGGCCAGGTCCGGGCGGAATCCATTCCTGTGCACGGTTTTCCCTATTCCGTGAATCTGATTCTGCCTCCCTTGAGCGTGCTCTTCTTCCAGCCGGCGGAGGCAAGCGCATGA
- the cls gene encoding cardiolipin synthase, with translation MHVLNWIGLLLLAALALGAAGHALLRKSDPRSALGWVGVCLTFPLAGPILYILFGVNRVRRSASRMRKEVDALSADVPQAVPSYPSAAINPTVLHHAFQRLERVGHNILGTALVGGNCVEPLCNGDEAYPVMLRAMEDARHSIYLTTYILDTDNLGLKFIDALARAVHRGVDVRVLIDGVGEKYSWPRASRVLTKKGVPNALFIPPRLFPPDLHFNLRNHRKVLVVDGSLGFTGGMNISQKHLLHAKPPWPVTDMHFIVHGPVANLLQDTFVDDWFFATKERIYPPILFTEPTGDCLCRTVVDGPNFDEDYLKTLLTGIISAATSSIRIMTPYFLPPRTFLSALKSARYRGVTVEILLPGRNNIPFVHWATRHILEDLLRAGINIAFQPAPFSHTKLMLVDGCYVHLGSANLDSRSLRLNFELTLEVLDQHLAIQLTRHFDTIMAKSRPVTRQELSGRSLPVRLRDAFFWLFSPYL, from the coding sequence ATGCATGTCCTGAACTGGATAGGCCTTCTGCTCCTGGCCGCCCTGGCCCTGGGCGCGGCAGGTCACGCGCTGCTGCGCAAAAGCGACCCCCGCTCGGCCCTGGGCTGGGTAGGCGTCTGCCTGACGTTCCCCCTGGCCGGTCCCATCCTGTACATCCTTTTTGGCGTAAACCGGGTCCGGCGCAGCGCATCGCGCATGCGCAAAGAAGTGGACGCCCTGTCCGCCGACGTTCCCCAGGCCGTCCCCTCGTACCCGAGCGCGGCCATCAACCCCACGGTCTTGCACCACGCATTCCAGCGCCTGGAGCGCGTCGGGCACAACATCCTCGGCACGGCGCTGGTCGGGGGCAACTGCGTCGAGCCGCTGTGCAACGGAGACGAGGCCTATCCCGTCATGCTGCGGGCCATGGAAGACGCCCGGCACAGCATTTATCTGACCACGTACATCCTCGACACCGACAATCTTGGCCTCAAATTCATCGACGCCCTGGCCCGGGCCGTGCACCGCGGGGTGGACGTGCGGGTCCTCATCGACGGAGTGGGCGAGAAATACTCCTGGCCCCGGGCTTCCCGGGTGCTCACGAAGAAAGGCGTGCCCAACGCGCTCTTCATCCCGCCTCGTCTCTTCCCGCCCGACCTGCACTTCAACTTGCGCAATCACCGCAAGGTGCTGGTCGTGGACGGCAGCCTGGGTTTCACGGGCGGCATGAACATAAGCCAGAAGCATCTCCTGCACGCAAAACCGCCCTGGCCGGTCACGGACATGCATTTCATCGTGCACGGACCGGTCGCGAACCTGTTGCAGGACACCTTTGTCGATGACTGGTTTTTTGCGACCAAGGAGCGCATTTACCCGCCCATACTCTTCACGGAACCAACCGGGGACTGCCTGTGCCGCACCGTTGTCGACGGACCCAATTTCGACGAAGACTACCTGAAGACGCTGCTCACCGGGATCATCTCCGCCGCCACGTCGAGCATCAGGATCATGACCCCGTACTTCCTTCCACCGCGCACCTTCCTGAGCGCCCTGAAATCGGCCAGGTACAGGGGCGTTACGGTCGAGATCCTGTTGCCGGGCCGCAACAACATCCCGTTTGTACATTGGGCCACCCGCCACATTCTCGAAGACCTGCTGCGCGCCGGGATCAACATTGCCTTCCAGCCGGCCCCCTTCAGTCACACCAAGCTCATGCTCGTGGACGGCTGCTATGTGCACCTTGGCTCGGCCAATCTGGACAGCCGCAGCCTGCGGCTCAATTTCGAACTGACCCTGGAAGTCCTCGATCAGCACCTGGCCATCCAGCTGACGCGGCATTTCGACACCATCATGGCCAAAAGCCGCCCGGTGACCCGCCAGGAACTCTCTGGACGCTCCCTGCCCGTGCGGCTCAGAGACGCCTTTTTCTGGCTCTTTTCACCATATCTTTAA
- a CDS encoding TusE/DsrC/DsvC family sulfur relay protein produces the protein MAMIEFKGKSFEIDEDGFLLKFEDWGPEWAEYVKESEGISEITEAHQQILDFLQDYYKKNGIAPMVRILSKSTGYKLKQIYELFPSGPGKGACKMAGLPKPTGCV, from the coding sequence ATGGCAATGATCGAATTCAAGGGTAAAAGTTTCGAGATCGATGAAGACGGTTTTCTGCTGAAGTTTGAAGATTGGGGTCCGGAATGGGCTGAATACGTCAAGGAAAGCGAAGGCATTTCCGAGATCACCGAAGCTCACCAGCAGATTCTCGACTTCCTGCAGGACTACTACAAGAAGAACGGTATTGCCCCCATGGTCCGTATTCTCTCCAAGTCCACCGGCTACAAGCTGAAGCAGATCTACGAACTTTTCCCCTCCGGCCCCGGCAAAGGCGCCTGCAAGATGGCTGGCCTGCCCAAGCCCACCGGCTGCGTTTAA
- a CDS encoding efflux RND transporter periplasmic adaptor subunit produces the protein MIKKILLAVLLVVVVAGALVGIKALQIRKMIAQGESFVMPPAVISTANATSASWETVLRAVGSVTPVQGVTLTAEIPGKVVRIDFDSGERVEAGEVLVQLDVSQENAQLRALEASENLARISLKRIETLLAQHSTAKSEYDVALAEHRQILAQMDALRAVIAKKTIRAPFAGTLGLRHVNLGQNLGDADKVATLQRLDSVYVEFVLPQQQVGQVRTGYTVRVTSDALPGQTLEGRLVAMEPLADSATRTVRMQAVFDNPAEILRPGMFVNAGVVLPARQDVTLVPATAVLFAAYSDSVFVVEQAEGNGTQGLVLRQQFVTLGERRGDFVTVTRGVAPGQTVVSTGVFKYRNGQSVIVDNALNPEFKIAPTPENS, from the coding sequence ATGATCAAAAAAATTCTTCTTGCTGTTCTTCTTGTCGTAGTTGTGGCCGGTGCCTTGGTCGGAATCAAGGCCTTGCAGATCAGAAAAATGATCGCCCAGGGCGAATCCTTTGTCATGCCCCCGGCGGTAATCTCCACGGCCAACGCCACCAGCGCGTCCTGGGAGACGGTGTTGCGCGCGGTGGGTTCGGTCACCCCCGTGCAGGGCGTGACCCTGACCGCCGAAATTCCGGGCAAGGTCGTGCGCATCGATTTCGACTCCGGAGAGCGGGTCGAAGCCGGGGAAGTGCTCGTGCAACTGGATGTCTCTCAGGAAAACGCGCAGCTGCGGGCCCTGGAGGCCAGCGAAAATCTGGCCCGCATCAGCTTGAAAAGGATCGAAACCCTTCTGGCTCAGCACTCCACCGCCAAATCCGAGTATGACGTGGCCCTGGCCGAACACCGTCAGATTTTGGCGCAAATGGACGCGCTCAGGGCCGTCATCGCCAAGAAAACAATCCGCGCCCCCTTTGCCGGAACGCTGGGCCTGCGCCATGTGAATCTGGGCCAGAATCTGGGGGATGCCGACAAGGTCGCCACGCTGCAGCGGCTGGACTCCGTTTACGTCGAGTTCGTGCTGCCCCAGCAGCAGGTTGGACAGGTGCGGACCGGTTACACCGTCCGCGTGACCTCCGACGCTCTGCCAGGACAGACCCTGGAAGGCCGCCTCGTGGCCATGGAGCCTTTGGCCGACAGCGCGACCCGCACCGTGCGCATGCAGGCCGTGTTCGACAACCCCGCAGAGATCCTGCGCCCCGGCATGTTCGTGAACGCGGGAGTGGTCCTGCCCGCACGGCAGGACGTGACGCTCGTGCCCGCCACCGCCGTGCTGTTCGCGGCATACAGCGATTCGGTCTTTGTGGTCGAGCAGGCCGAAGGGAACGGCACGCAAGGCCTCGTGCTGCGGCAGCAGTTCGTGACCCTGGGCGAGCGGCGCGGCGATTTCGTGACCGTGACCCGAGGGGTAGCGCCCGGGCAGACCGTCGTCAGCACCGGAGTCTTCAAGTACCGCAACGGCCAGTCCGTGATTGTGGACAATGCCCTGAATCCCGAATTCAAGATCGCGCCCACGCCGGAAAATTCCTGA
- the malQ gene encoding 4-alpha-glucanotransferase, which translates to MNLARRCGVLLHVSSLPSRHGIGDFGPCAHEYIDFLAAGGQGVWQMLPLAPINAGAGNSPYSSYSAFAGNTLFISPELLVRQGVLRPRDVEPAPDFPQDRVDYAAAAAWRERILEQAFDNAFPGLRADVRFDAFCRKASFWLDDYCLFAALKREQRGAPWLSWPRGLRLREPDALEQARERLGYDILRERYFQYLFSLHWENLRDYAATRGVALLGDVPIYVSLDSSDVWAHRELFELDREGLPIYCAGAPPDYFSKTGQMWGNPVYDWAFQEKDGFSWWAKRLRHESERFDMLRLDHFRGFCGFWQVPACEPTAENGLWIKGPGAAFFSAMKERVPGLSILAEDLGVITEDVVTLMREFEFPGMKILQFAFSEEMGKNAYIPHNFPVQSAVYTGTHDNNTVRGWFSDELDDQGRGRLRDYAGRHVSAEDAADVMIRLALGSVAALCIIPMQDYLNLDATGRMNMPGVAGGNWGWRMQPGMATRDVAARMRFQAWIYGRVAE; encoded by the coding sequence ATGAATCTTGCGCGTAGATGCGGGGTGCTGCTGCACGTCTCCTCGCTGCCAAGTCGGCACGGGATTGGCGATTTTGGTCCGTGCGCCCACGAGTACATAGATTTTCTGGCCGCAGGCGGGCAGGGGGTGTGGCAGATGCTCCCCCTTGCGCCCATCAACGCAGGAGCGGGCAATTCTCCATACAGCAGCTATTCGGCCTTTGCCGGGAACACGCTTTTTATCAGCCCGGAGCTGCTGGTCCGTCAAGGAGTGCTCAGGCCGAGGGACGTGGAGCCTGCGCCCGATTTTCCCCAGGACCGGGTGGACTACGCCGCGGCTGCCGCATGGCGGGAGAGAATTCTGGAACAGGCCTTCGACAATGCATTTCCCGGCCTGCGAGCGGACGTACGTTTTGACGCCTTCTGCCGCAAGGCCAGCTTCTGGCTTGATGACTACTGTTTGTTCGCGGCCTTGAAGCGCGAGCAGAGAGGAGCGCCATGGCTGAGCTGGCCGCGCGGGCTGCGTCTGCGGGAACCCGACGCTTTGGAGCAGGCCCGCGAACGCCTGGGGTACGACATCCTGCGGGAACGGTATTTTCAGTATCTTTTCAGCCTGCACTGGGAGAATCTGCGCGATTATGCGGCCACGCGCGGGGTGGCCCTGCTCGGGGATGTGCCGATCTATGTCAGTCTCGACAGCAGTGATGTCTGGGCGCACCGGGAGCTGTTCGAGCTCGACCGCGAGGGCTTGCCGATCTATTGCGCCGGAGCACCGCCGGATTATTTTTCCAAGACCGGCCAGATGTGGGGTAATCCTGTCTATGACTGGGCTTTCCAGGAAAAGGACGGCTTTTCGTGGTGGGCCAAGCGGCTGCGGCACGAGAGCGAGCGGTTCGACATGCTCCGGCTCGATCATTTTCGCGGTTTTTGCGGGTTCTGGCAGGTGCCGGCCTGTGAGCCGACAGCGGAAAACGGACTCTGGATCAAAGGGCCGGGAGCCGCGTTTTTCAGCGCAATGAAGGAGCGCGTTCCGGGTCTGTCCATTCTGGCCGAGGATCTGGGAGTCATTACGGAGGACGTCGTTACGCTCATGCGCGAGTTTGAATTTCCGGGCATGAAGATTTTGCAATTCGCATTTTCGGAAGAGATGGGGAAGAACGCCTACATCCCGCACAACTTCCCGGTGCAAAGCGCGGTCTATACCGGCACGCATGACAACAACACCGTGCGGGGCTGGTTTTCAGACGAGCTCGATGACCAGGGACGGGGGCGTTTGCGTGACTACGCAGGCCGGCACGTTTCGGCAGAGGACGCGGCCGACGTCATGATTCGGCTGGCGCTTGGCAGCGTGGCCGCTCTGTGCATCATTCCCATGCAGGATTATTTGAATTTGGATGCAACGGGACGGATGAACATGCCGGGGGTTGCGGGAGGCAATTGGGGATGGCGCATGCAGCCGGGCATGGCCACCAGGGATGTGGCGGCACGAATGCGTTTCCAGGCCTGGATTTACGGACGCGTTGCGGAGTGA
- a CDS encoding lipocalin family protein, whose amino-acid sequence MLKNFTMLFALFLAGCVSMPENVRPVENFRLDDYLGKWYEIARLDHSFERGLSRVSAEYTLRDDGGVKVVNRGYSAKEGKWKDVEGKAYFVQSPDQGYLKVSFFGPFYGSYIVFELDHEQYQYALVSGPNTSYLWILARTPTLSDGIRDELVKKAAARGFDTSALIFVEHE is encoded by the coding sequence ATGCTGAAAAACTTCACCATGCTCTTTGCCCTGTTTCTCGCCGGATGCGTGAGCATGCCGGAGAATGTGCGGCCCGTGGAAAATTTCCGTTTAGATGACTATCTTGGAAAATGGTACGAAATCGCCAGACTCGATCATTCCTTCGAACGCGGGCTGAGCCGGGTATCGGCGGAATACACGCTCCGGGATGACGGAGGCGTCAAGGTGGTCAATCGCGGATACTCCGCAAAGGAAGGAAAATGGAAGGATGTCGAAGGAAAGGCATACTTCGTTCAAAGCCCGGACCAGGGCTATTTGAAGGTGTCTTTTTTCGGCCCCTTTTACGGGTCCTACATCGTCTTTGAACTTGACCACGAACAGTACCAATACGCGCTCGTCAGCGGGCCAAACACCTCATACCTCTGGATTCTGGCCCGCACACCGACGCTCAGTGACGGCATCCGGGACGAGCTCGTCAAAAAAGCGGCGGCGCGCGGTTTTGATACGAGCGCACTCATCTTTGTCGAACATGAATGA
- the mqnE gene encoding aminofutalosine synthase MqnE — translation MIESGLDSAAKKRLSTLKAGERIDPEFALEIARNASVHELGEAALKQRRARHGDKAYYVYNQHLNYTNVCRNQCRFCAFFKKAGEEGGYTYSLEEARKRLTDRIHEPIREIHITGGLNPDLPYQYYLDLLALCKEVRPQAVVKAFTAVEVAHFADTLGTDEATVLREMKAVGLDALPGGGAEVFSPAMREQLCPEKVTADRWLHIHGLAHDMGIKTNSTMLFGHIESWEDRIYHMERLRAAEDEKPGFIVFIPLAYQPRNNALSAAGPTGEDYLRTISVSRLFLDNIPHIKAYWAFSGIKAAQMALWAGADDFDGTIVEEKIGHAAGADSPKGMTISELVETIAATGFTPVERDTFFAEL, via the coding sequence ATGATTGAAAGTGGACTCGACAGCGCCGCCAAAAAGCGCCTGAGCACGTTGAAAGCCGGAGAGCGCATCGATCCGGAGTTCGCGCTGGAAATTGCGCGCAATGCCTCGGTGCACGAGCTGGGCGAGGCGGCCCTCAAGCAGCGCCGCGCACGGCACGGCGACAAGGCCTATTATGTCTATAACCAGCACCTGAACTACACCAACGTGTGCCGCAACCAGTGCCGTTTCTGCGCTTTTTTCAAGAAGGCCGGCGAGGAAGGCGGATACACCTATTCACTGGAAGAAGCCAGAAAGCGTCTCACGGACCGCATCCACGAGCCCATCCGCGAGATCCACATCACCGGCGGCCTTAACCCGGATCTGCCCTATCAATACTACCTTGATCTCTTGGCCCTGTGCAAGGAAGTGCGGCCACAGGCCGTGGTCAAGGCCTTCACCGCCGTGGAGGTGGCCCATTTCGCGGACACTCTGGGCACGGACGAGGCCACGGTGCTCCGCGAGATGAAGGCCGTGGGCCTGGACGCGTTGCCCGGCGGCGGCGCCGAGGTCTTTTCCCCGGCCATGCGTGAGCAGCTGTGCCCGGAAAAAGTCACCGCCGATCGTTGGCTGCATATTCACGGGCTGGCGCACGACATGGGTATAAAAACCAATTCCACCATGCTTTTCGGGCACATCGAGTCCTGGGAAGACCGCATCTACCACATGGAGCGCTTGCGCGCCGCAGAGGACGAGAAGCCCGGATTCATCGTCTTCATTCCCCTGGCCTACCAGCCGCGCAACAACGCCCTGAGCGCTGCCGGCCCCACGGGCGAGGATTATCTGCGCACCATTTCCGTGTCGCGTCTCTTCCTGGACAATATCCCGCACATCAAGGCCTACTGGGCCTTTTCCGGGATCAAGGCCGCGCAGATGGCGCTGTGGGCCGGTGCAGACGATTTCGACGGCACCATCGTTGAGGAGAAAATCGGGCATGCGGCGGGCGCCGATTCGCCCAAGGGCATGACCATCTCCGAACTGGTCGAGACCATCGCCGCCACGGGATTCACCCCGGTTGAGCGGGATACGTTCTTTGCGGAACTGTAG
- a CDS encoding PAS domain-containing protein produces the protein MNGSCFEEADLLNVCQESIDYQGIVRHINDGVLILREGNIIFTNGAFCEIVGANLTELLGKPFTDLVIPDDRERVERHCVDKLYTSDLSNRIEFSISRPGEDAIVEMKLTVVECGGGPAILAAITDITERRKTRIELQRVKDRLESILHALNDVVVSLSPTDQSILAINPAAEALYGIPRRAFNAGEMQLMHFVHPEDREAVSKYYRSLVDDEFGEMQYRIISSNGRIKWVHDEGHLVYCTTRSIRRLDHVIRDITEQKEALDALTRSEEKYRDFFQSTKDMAYSVTPDGTFIDINEAGIQMLGFTDREEALASNLKDFYENLSERADLLAQINEEGFVTDKHVRFRLKDGRSIEVAITARAKTDDSGYLLYYEGIAHNITQAMEDQRNRVLRNAAGGMCHYLNTHLMHIVNAKDGIREEIESLEETAPALSEAARETWTAAISSLNAYCEGLDLAYRKITAVTKAFNSAFLTYKEESYLDKAILDIFNSCLGDPLDCVTQAPPPRKKDADT, from the coding sequence ATGAACGGATCTTGTTTCGAAGAAGCGGACTTGTTGAACGTCTGTCAGGAAAGCATCGACTACCAGGGCATTGTCAGACACATCAACGACGGTGTGCTCATTCTGCGTGAGGGCAACATCATCTTCACCAACGGCGCGTTCTGCGAAATCGTCGGTGCCAACCTGACGGAGTTGCTGGGCAAGCCGTTCACGGATCTGGTCATTCCTGACGACCGGGAACGGGTGGAGCGGCATTGCGTCGACAAGCTCTACACTTCCGACCTCTCAAACCGGATCGAATTCTCCATTTCGAGGCCCGGCGAAGACGCCATCGTGGAAATGAAGCTGACCGTGGTCGAATGCGGCGGAGGCCCGGCCATTCTCGCCGCCATCACCGACATCACCGAGCGCCGCAAGACCCGCATCGAGTTGCAGCGCGTCAAGGACCGGCTGGAAAGCATCCTGCACGCCTTGAATGACGTGGTCGTCTCCCTCTCACCCACGGACCAGTCGATCCTGGCCATCAACCCGGCCGCCGAAGCCCTGTACGGCATTCCCAGGCGCGCCTTCAACGCCGGCGAGATGCAACTCATGCATTTCGTGCATCCCGAAGACCGGGAGGCGGTGAGCAAGTACTACCGGTCACTGGTGGACGACGAGTTCGGCGAGATGCAATACCGTATCATCAGCAGCAACGGACGCATCAAATGGGTCCATGATGAAGGGCACCTGGTTTACTGCACCACCAGGTCGATCCGCCGCCTCGACCACGTCATCCGCGACATCACCGAGCAAAAGGAAGCCTTGGACGCCCTGACCCGCAGCGAGGAAAAATACCGCGATTTCTTCCAGAGCACCAAGGACATGGCCTATTCCGTGACCCCGGACGGAACCTTCATCGACATCAACGAGGCCGGCATCCAGATGCTCGGCTTCACCGACCGCGAGGAAGCCCTGGCCAGCAATCTCAAGGATTTTTACGAGAACCTGTCCGAGCGGGCAGATCTGCTGGCCCAGATCAATGAAGAAGGGTTCGTCACGGACAAGCATGTCCGCTTCCGCCTCAAAGACGGCCGCTCCATCGAGGTGGCCATCACGGCCCGGGCCAAGACCGACGATTCCGGTTACCTGCTCTATTACGAGGGCATCGCGCACAACATCACCCAGGCCATGGAAGACCAGCGCAACCGGGTGCTCAGAAACGCCGCCGGGGGCATGTGCCATTATCTGAACACGCACCTCATGCACATCGTCAACGCCAAAGACGGCATCAGGGAAGAGATCGAGAGCCTCGAAGAGACCGCGCCCGCCCTGTCCGAAGCGGCCAGGGAAACATGGACGGCCGCCATCTCTTCCCTGAACGCCTATTGCGAAGGGCTCGACCTTGCCTATCGCAAGATCACGGCCGTGACCAAAGCCTTCAATTCCGCCTTTCTGACCTACAAGGAGGAATCCTATCTGGACAAGGCCATCCTGGACATCTTCAATTCCTGTCTTGGGGACCCGCTGGATTGCGTCACGCAAGCACCCCCGCCCAGGAAAAAGGATGCGGATACATGA